Proteins encoded by one window of Salvia splendens isolate huo1 chromosome 14, SspV2, whole genome shotgun sequence:
- the LOC121765405 gene encoding cysteine proteinase inhibitor 5-like, with translation MASSMTMTTSFFGGAVAAKPAMATTRRSQLAVSASMELEKAVAETINTRRGLMLAGMTAAAVSSISKAAMAEQLLGGWTPVKDPSAPEYFQLATFAVSEGNKRIEEALTLESVLKVETQVVAGTNYRLILTARDQRPKSNNYEAIVFSQAAPTSLQLTSFKPLLK, from the exons ATGGCTTCATCCATGACCATGACCACCTCGTTCTTTGGTGGCGCCGTCGCCGCGAAGCCAGCCATGGCCACCACCCGTCGCAGCCAGCTGGCGGTGAGTGCCTCCATGGAATTGGAGAAGGCAGTGGCAGAGACCATCAACACGAGGCGGGGCCTCATGTTGGCAGGGATGACCGCAGCAGCAGTGTCGTCCATCTCGAAAGCCGCGATGGCCGAACA GTTACTCGGCGGGTGGACGCCGGTCAAGGATCCAAGCGCACCGGAGTATTTTCAACTGGCGACATTCGCGGTGTCGGAAGGAAACAAACGGATTGAAGAGGCCTTGACTCTGGAGTCTGTGTTAAAGGTTGAGACGCAGGTGGTGGCTGGTACGAATTACAGGCTGATTCTCACCGCGAGGGATCAACGTCCCAAATCCAACAACTACGAGGCCATTGTTTTCTCCCAGGCCGCGCCGACATCCCTACAGCTCACTTCCTTCAAGCCGCTTCTTAAATAG
- the LOC121764536 gene encoding cysteine proteinase inhibitor 5-like, with amino-acid sequence MASSMTMTTIFSGGAVATKPATATTRHNSQLAVRASMDLEKVVAAAAETTNTQKPRWKGGGYTPVKDPSAREYFQVATFAVSEYNKQNKACLTLESVFSVETQVVAGVNYGLGITARDERGISNNYEAIVFSRTEPTSLHLTYFHILYQ; translated from the exons ATGGCTTCATCCATGACCATGACCACCATCTTCTCTGGTGGCGCCGTCGCCACTAAGCCGGCCACAGCCACCACCCGTCACAACAGCCAGCTTGCGGTGAGGGCCTCGATGGACTTGGAGAAGGTGGTGGCGGCAGCCGCAGAGACCACCAACACGCAAAAGCCGCGATG GAAAGGCGGCGGGTATACGCCGGTGAAGGATCCAAGTGCACGGGAGTATTTTCAAGTGGCGACATTCGCGGTGTCGGAATATAACAAACAGAACAAGGCGTGCTTGACTTTGGAGTCTGTGTTCAGTGTTGAAACGCAGGTGGTCGCTGGTGTGAATTACGGGCTGGGGATCACCGCGAGGGACGAACGCGGCATATCCAACAACTACGAGGCCATTGTTTTCTCCCGGACCGAACCTACATCCCTCCATCTCActtacttccatatactttaTCAATAG
- the LOC121765403 gene encoding cysteine proteinase inhibitor 1-like, whose translation MASSMTMTTSFFGGALATKPTTVTTCRSQLAVRASMDWEKAVAVAAETTNTRRGLVLAGMAAAAASSVAKAATAAELIPGGYTPVKDPSAREYFILATFAVSEQNKRINEALTLESVLKVETQVVAGVNYKLVLTARDERRVTNKYEAIVYSQAAPTSLQLTSFNTLLQ comes from the exons ATGGCATCATCCATGACCATGACCACCTCGTTCTTTGGTGGCGCCCTCGCCACGAAGCCGACCACGGTCACCACCTGTCGCAGCCAGCTGGCGGTGAGGGCCTCGATGGACTGGgagaaggcggtggcggtggcggccgAGACAACCAACACGAGGCGGGGCCTCGTGTTGGCAGGGATGGCCGCGGCAGCAGCGTCGTCAGTAGCAAAAGCCGCGACGGCTGCCGAACT GATTCCCGGCGGGTATACGCCGGTGAAGGATCCAAGTGCACGGGAGTATTTTATACTGGCGACATTCGCGGTGTCGGAACAAAACAAACGGATTAATGAGGCCTTGACTTTGGAGTCTGTGTTAAAGGTTGAGACGCAGGTGGTGGCTGGTGTGAATTACAAGCTGGTGCTCACCGCGAGGGATGAACGCCGCGTAACCAACAAATACGAGGCCATTGTTTATTCCCAGGCTGCGCCAACATCCCTACAGCTCACTTCCTTCAACACACTTCTTCAATAG